The Natronosalvus halobius genomic interval TGTTCCCAGTCCTCGTAGTACTCGCGCTGGTGTTCGGTGAGATCGTCGATTTCGACGTCGAGCGTCTCGAGTTTGCGGTTGGCGACGGCCCGGTCGAGGCGGTCGGGCATCGCGTACAGTCCTGGTGTCAGGTCTTTCCCCTCGCTCGCTAACATATCGCGGGCCGCTTCAAACATCATCGCAAACGTCGTGTCCATCACCTCGGCAGGGTGTCCATTGCTGTGCGGGCCGGTGAGGTTGACGAGACGGCCGTCTGCGAGGACGTTGATCCGGCGACCGTCGGGGAGGTGATAGCGGGTGACTCCGTCGCGCGGTTCGGTGACCCGGTCGGCGGCAGCCTCGATATCCGCGACGACGATTTCGACGTCGAAGTGGCCGGCGTTCGCGAGGATCACGCCGTCGGGCAGCGCGTCCAGGTGGTCCCCGCGAACGACGTCGCGATTCCCGGTGGAGGTGATTACGTAGTCGGCCTCACGGGCAGCCTCAGCCATTTGTGCGAGTCGGTGGCCGTCCATGTGTGCCTCGAGCGCCTTGCGCGGGTCGACCTCGGTTACGATCGTCTGGGCGCCCATTCCCCTGGCCTTTCGGGCGATGCCACGCCCGCAGTAGCCGTAGCCGGCGACAACGACGGTCTTCCCCGAGAGCATCGTGTTCGTCGTGATCATCACGTTCGACAGCGAGGATTCCCCGGTGCCATGGACGTTGTCGAAATAGTGTTTCATCGGCGTGTCGTTGACGCCGTAGACGGGAAACGAGAGCATGTCGTCGGCCTCCATCGCCTCGAGGCGGGTGATGCCGGCGGTCGTCTGCTCGCCACCGCCGAGTACCGTTTCCGCGATTTCGGGGTGGTCGGCGTGGACTTTCACGATCAGCTCACAGCCGTCGTCGAGGATGAAATCCGGCTCGCGCTCGAGTAGTTCGTGTTGACCGGCGGCCCACTCTTCGTCGCTCATCCCGGCCTCGACGAACGTTTCGATACCGTCCTGGTCACGGAGGGCGTCGACGACCGCCGCCTTCGTGCTGTGGGGCTCGCTTCCGGTGACGAGTACCGTTGCGCCGGCGTCCCGAAGCGTCTCGACCAGCACGCCCGTCTTTTGCTCGAGGTGGGAGGCTAACGCGACGCTGTAGCCGGCCAACGGCTGCGTCTCGCCGTACTCGGCGGCCAGCGATCGGAGAATCGGTGTGTAATCGCGCGTCCATGCGAGCGGATCGGTGTCGTCCGTCATATCCTACTCACGGTACCGCCGACGCATAAACGCTGGCACCCCGCCCGTCGGTTACCCGTTTTTCGTCCGAGCGCCGACCAACTGATAAACTATCTCGAGATATGGATGCTAAAACTCCTTGTCGTGATCGTGGTGACCTCGGGCTGGATTCGCGCCGGTACGTCCTGCGCCCGGGGGGTGTACTTCACGGGGCTCATTCCCGCGGTTGACGCGTTCACGTACGCGGGGACGCCCACCTGGTTCGGCGGCAAGTGGATCTAAACCGTCCCGTAGCCCTGTAGACGCAGGGCAATCGCGCCGACCGCGAGTGCGATGCCAAACCCAGCTGTCGCCCAATCGGCCGCCGTGAACGGCTGTTTGTTGTAGAACGAGCGCTCGCCACGTGTGTCGAATCCGCGGGCCTCGAGGGCCATCGCCTGGGTCTGGACGTTACGAATCGCGGTCATGAACACTGGAATCATAAGCGGGATGTAACTCCGCAGCAGGGTGACGGGGTTGCGTCCGCCGGGTTCGTGGCCGCGGGCGGCCTGGGCCTGCCGGACTGTGTTGGCCGACCCCAGAAACGTCGGGAACAGCCGCAGGGCGGTGCCGACGGCGAAACAGAACGCGTAGGGCAGGCCGAGCGAGCGCATCCCGGCGACGATCTCTTCGTTGGAGGTGGTTGTGACGAACAGCAACCCGCCAACGATGAACGCGGCGATCCGCTCGGAGCGCCCGAGTGCGAACAGCACCTCCCGTTCGG includes:
- a CDS encoding energy-coupling factor transporter transmembrane component T family protein translates to MSASPSLYVDRETFLHRLNARSKLALITGVFVAAYVFGDPRWVFVPLAATFLALVAVGGWPNFKRLSFIVVALFLIGFAVWPAFTHGGGAPLLETPLGTLTEREVLFALGRSERIAAFIVGGLLFVTTTSNEEIVAGMRSLGLPYAFCFAVGTALRLFPTFLGSANTVRQAQAARGHEPGGRNPVTLLRSYIPLMIPVFMTAIRNVQTQAMALEARGFDTRGERSFYNKQPFTAADWATAGFGIALAVGAIALRLQGYGTV
- a CDS encoding adenosylhomocysteinase, producing the protein MTDDTDPLAWTRDYTPILRSLAAEYGETQPLAGYSVALASHLEQKTGVLVETLRDAGATVLVTGSEPHSTKAAVVDALRDQDGIETFVEAGMSDEEWAAGQHELLEREPDFILDDGCELIVKVHADHPEIAETVLGGGEQTTAGITRLEAMEADDMLSFPVYGVNDTPMKHYFDNVHGTGESSLSNVMITTNTMLSGKTVVVAGYGYCGRGIARKARGMGAQTIVTEVDPRKALEAHMDGHRLAQMAEAAREADYVITSTGNRDVVRGDHLDALPDGVILANAGHFDVEIVVADIEAAADRVTEPRDGVTRYHLPDGRRINVLADGRLVNLTGPHSNGHPAEVMDTTFAMMFEAARDMLASEGKDLTPGLYAMPDRLDRAVANRKLETLDVEIDDLTEHQREYYEDWEHADSAF